One Saprospiraceae bacterium DNA window includes the following coding sequences:
- a CDS encoding M4 family metallopeptidase has translation MNTFRPWVFCALFFSLFSPIFGQQNAPSSAYLVKTYTFFQNSDPRLNHQNFFEEMAGKMYLSAKSDMVLIEESTDKFGITHFKFQQFHEGLPIFGSRYILHEKDGRILNANGRYSPQADANPQPGISAETAVAFAKHTMKARAYHERQADAALCFIDPDFPDVSESLRLAYQVDLHSTEPFDKRRYFVDAITGKILCEFPLILNEGVPSTAKTRYYGIQHIITDSIGPQQFVLRDPTRGEGIFVLNNSLNEFTSTSSAWDLSNAKHTEIALDAHYCSQEYYDMMLSDFDWQGLDGNGEALNVRVNVGNFVNAFWDGEASFYGDGNCNYGPLTTLEVVGHEFTHGMIDYTSRLIYDSESGAINESLADIFGKLLERKADPTNFSWKLGHSFIINPESKPFRVMDDPNSMQMPAYYKGEYWIDGGGVHTNSAIGNLWFAMLVDGKQGINEVGTSFNVAAIGTEKVGQIVFHVNRYYFTESSTYSEFYLYSQAVAEAMFGAGSTELLAVKEAWKAVGLPYTTQAPFFDLSLSSPRLEAKNHCQNNQYVPIKFKVVNSGTVTYTPSMMGTITLNSWSQGDLTINLSSPIAPGEVYEVEVNNWFETSQAGFAYLGVSLNLSDDNTDNNHVDEFFNISEHAANDLELSAFINQQASCFSSAQNMVAFIVNNSCEAIPAGTVLNLTATDDAGNPLWSSPPYVLQKALPNASRIILNYNIPISNNGLNLALIYANDPNLSNNAGPLYQEIKLPITGNYLNTFEQDNGMDEYLELKSLANPPTMPYQNSRFFASTGIFDNTDYIQRCTEPLSIFDYPSDGVYATIRACVDLSFSPSPKLEFDLAQFRNPTAQLNNDPYSSILQAKWEGNETGAQYFLGQPEGQVIHHNIPLPPYFKGELLLSFYTEMGQWDLDPSNLSSDDFLLLDNFQLSAPPSSTTEVSPGSSIHIVPNPATNITTISSDEGLKFIQLQNPNGQILRILELETEQYKLDLNDLSNGVYFLNIQLANGQRVVKKLVKMD, from the coding sequence ATGAACACTTTCCGCCCTTGGGTCTTTTGCGCTTTGTTTTTCAGCCTTTTCTCGCCAATTTTTGGACAACAAAATGCACCCTCAAGCGCCTATCTCGTAAAAACCTACACTTTTTTCCAAAACTCGGACCCGCGCCTCAACCACCAGAACTTCTTCGAGGAGATGGCCGGAAAAATGTACCTGTCTGCCAAATCGGACATGGTGCTCATCGAGGAAAGCACCGACAAATTCGGCATCACGCACTTCAAGTTTCAGCAATTCCACGAGGGCTTGCCCATATTCGGCAGCCGCTACATTTTGCACGAAAAAGACGGGCGTATTCTGAATGCCAACGGACGGTACAGCCCACAGGCCGATGCTAATCCACAACCCGGCATCAGCGCCGAGACTGCGGTCGCCTTCGCCAAACACACCATGAAAGCCCGGGCATACCACGAGAGGCAGGCCGATGCGGCGCTGTGTTTCATTGACCCCGACTTTCCCGACGTTTCGGAATCCCTTCGCTTGGCCTATCAAGTGGACCTGCACAGCACCGAACCCTTCGACAAGCGCCGCTATTTTGTGGATGCCATCACAGGCAAAATCCTTTGCGAGTTCCCGTTGATTTTGAACGAAGGGGTGCCCAGCACCGCCAAAACGAGGTACTACGGCATTCAACACATCATCACGGACTCCATCGGCCCACAGCAATTTGTCCTCCGCGACCCCACTCGCGGAGAGGGGATTTTTGTGTTGAACAACTCGCTGAACGAATTTACCAGTACCAGCTCCGCTTGGGACTTATCCAACGCCAAACACACCGAGATTGCCTTAGATGCCCATTATTGCTCTCAGGAGTACTACGACATGATGTTGTCCGATTTCGATTGGCAAGGCTTGGATGGAAACGGAGAAGCCCTGAACGTCCGCGTAAACGTTGGCAACTTCGTCAATGCCTTCTGGGACGGGGAAGCATCGTTCTATGGCGATGGCAACTGCAACTACGGCCCTCTGACCACCTTGGAAGTGGTCGGGCACGAATTCACGCACGGCATGATTGACTACACCTCCCGATTGATTTACGACTCGGAGTCCGGTGCCATCAATGAAAGCCTTGCCGATATATTTGGCAAGCTGTTGGAGCGCAAAGCCGACCCGACGAATTTCAGCTGGAAGCTTGGCCATTCGTTCATCATCAACCCTGAAAGCAAGCCTTTTCGCGTCATGGACGACCCCAACAGTATGCAAATGCCCGCCTACTACAAGGGTGAGTATTGGATAGACGGCGGCGGCGTTCACACCAACAGCGCCATCGGCAATCTTTGGTTTGCCATGTTGGTGGATGGGAAGCAGGGCATCAACGAGGTCGGCACGAGCTTCAACGTCGCGGCCATCGGCACGGAAAAGGTGGGGCAAATCGTGTTTCACGTCAATCGTTATTATTTCACCGAGAGCTCCACCTACAGCGAGTTTTACCTGTATTCGCAGGCAGTGGCTGAGGCCATGTTTGGTGCGGGTTCCACCGAGTTGCTCGCTGTAAAGGAGGCATGGAAAGCCGTAGGGCTTCCATACACCACGCAAGCCCCCTTTTTCGACCTCAGCCTGTCTTCCCCAAGATTGGAGGCCAAAAACCATTGCCAAAACAACCAGTATGTACCGATTAAATTCAAGGTCGTCAACTCAGGAACAGTGACTTACACCCCCTCTATGATGGGAACCATTACCTTGAACAGTTGGTCGCAAGGCGACCTCACGATTAACCTGAGCAGCCCCATCGCTCCGGGAGAAGTTTATGAAGTGGAGGTGAACAACTGGTTTGAGACAAGCCAGGCAGGCTTTGCCTATCTGGGGGTTTCTCTAAATCTTAGTGACGACAACACGGACAATAACCACGTTGACGAATTTTTCAACATCTCGGAACACGCGGCCAACGACCTTGAATTAAGCGCCTTCATCAACCAACAAGCATCTTGCTTTTCCTCCGCCCAGAATATGGTGGCGTTCATTGTCAACAACAGCTGTGAAGCCATCCCGGCAGGCACCGTCTTGAACTTGACAGCCACTGACGATGCAGGCAACCCGTTATGGTCGTCTCCGCCCTATGTGCTGCAAAAAGCATTGCCCAATGCTAGCAGAATCATCCTCAACTACAACATTCCCATCTCCAACAATGGGCTAAACCTCGCCCTTATCTATGCCAACGACCCCAATCTGTCAAACAACGCTGGCCCACTTTATCAGGAAATCAAATTGCCTATCACCGGAAACTACTTGAACACCTTTGAACAAGACAACGGCATGGACGAATACCTTGAACTGAAAAGCCTCGCAAACCCTCCGACCATGCCCTACCAAAACAGCCGTTTTTTTGCCTCCACGGGCATATTCGACAACACTGACTATATCCAGCGTTGCACGGAACCGTTGAGCATCTTCGACTACCCTTCCGATGGCGTCTACGCCACTATCCGTGCCTGTGTTGACCTGTCGTTCTCTCCCAGTCCCAAACTTGAGTTTGACCTCGCGCAGTTCCGAAACCCTACTGCCCAACTCAATAATGACCCATACAGCAGCATTTTGCAAGCAAAATGGGAGGGCAACGAAACCGGAGCCCAGTACTTTCTTGGACAGCCGGAAGGGCAAGTCATTCACCACAACATCCCGTTGCCGCCATATTTCAAAGGAGAGCTCTTGCTAAGTTTCTACACAGAGATGGGACAATGGGACTTAGACCCCAGCAACCTCAGCTCAGACGACTTCCTGCTGTTGGACAACTTCCAACTCAGCGCGCCGCCATCGAGCACAACGGAGGTGTCGCCGGGTTCAAGCATTCATATCGTACCAAACCCAGCGACCAACATCACGACCATTTCATCGGATGAGGGACTGAAGTTCATCCAGCTGCAAAACCCAAACGGACAAATCCTCCGAATACTGGAATTGGAGACCGAACAGTACAAACTCGACCTCAACGACCTGAGCAATGGGGTTTATTTCCTCAATATCCAATTGGCCAACGGCCAACGAGTCGTGAAGAAGTTGGTAAAAATGGATTGA
- a CDS encoding META domain-containing protein yields MYKLLWVLLPLLTIACQRKQAESTMKSNAAFENTRWKITSIAGLEKLPEVQKEMFVRFYEGRFNGNAGCNNMMGGYTVQGSTLKITGPASTMMACEEALMKAEQKFGEALGKVDNFKITGDKMQLRQGEAVLAEFEAVYLK; encoded by the coding sequence ATGTACAAACTTCTTTGGGTTCTGTTGCCCCTTCTGACCATCGCTTGCCAACGCAAGCAAGCCGAATCAACAATGAAATCGAACGCTGCGTTTGAAAACACCCGTTGGAAAATAACGTCCATCGCGGGTCTCGAAAAACTGCCAGAGGTGCAAAAAGAAATGTTCGTCCGATTTTACGAAGGGCGGTTCAACGGCAACGCTGGCTGCAACAACATGATGGGGGGCTACACCGTGCAGGGCAGCACCCTGAAAATCACCGGCCCTGCCAGCACCATGATGGCCTGCGAGGAGGCGCTGATGAAAGCCGAGCAAAAATTCGGCGAGGCGCTCGGCAAGGTTGACAACTTCAAAATCACCGGCGACAAAATGCAACTCCGGCAAGGCGAGGCGGTGTTGGCCGAGTTCGAGGCCGTGTATTTGAAGTAA
- the kdsA gene encoding 3-deoxy-8-phosphooctulonate synthase, which produces MLTIPRLQNTDSNNFFLIAGPCAIEGEQMAFDIAGQVNEMCQRLRIPYIFKGSYRKANRSKRDSFTGIGDEKALNILRAVGQHYDIPTTTDIHADPEAALAAQYVDVLQIPAFLCRQTSLLVAAAQTGKVVNIKKGQFVSPEAMRFAMEKVQEEGNPNVILTERGTTFGYQDLIVDFRGIPAMQSFGAPVVLDCTHSLQQPNQSSGVTGGRPALIETIARAGIAVGVDGLFIETYPKPSEAKSDGANMLPLDKLEGLLERLVRIREAIK; this is translated from the coding sequence ATGCTCACCATCCCACGCCTCCAAAACACCGACTCCAACAACTTCTTCCTCATCGCCGGGCCTTGCGCCATAGAAGGCGAGCAAATGGCCTTCGACATCGCCGGGCAGGTCAATGAAATGTGCCAACGCCTGCGCATCCCCTACATTTTCAAGGGTTCGTATCGGAAAGCCAACCGCAGCAAACGCGATTCTTTCACCGGCATCGGCGACGAAAAGGCGCTGAATATCCTTCGCGCCGTTGGCCAGCACTATGACATCCCGACTACCACCGACATCCACGCCGACCCAGAGGCCGCGCTTGCCGCCCAATATGTGGACGTGTTGCAAATACCCGCGTTCCTCTGTCGCCAGACGAGCCTGCTCGTGGCCGCCGCCCAGACAGGCAAGGTGGTGAACATCAAAAAAGGCCAGTTCGTCAGCCCGGAAGCCATGCGTTTTGCGATGGAAAAAGTGCAGGAAGAAGGCAATCCGAACGTGATTTTGACAGAACGCGGCACCACTTTCGGCTATCAGGACTTAATCGTTGATTTTCGAGGAATTCCCGCAATGCAATCGTTCGGCGCCCCAGTCGTGCTCGACTGCACCCACTCGCTCCAACAGCCCAACCAAAGCAGCGGTGTCACCGGAGGCCGCCCTGCGTTGATAGAGACCATTGCCCGTGCGGGCATCGCCGTCGGCGTGGACGGGCTTTTCATCGAAACCTACCCCAAACCCTCAGAGGCAAAATCGGACGGGGCAAATATGCTGCCGTTGGATAAGTTGGAAGGGTTACTGGAAAGGTTGGTGCGAATTCGGGAGGCAATCAAGTAA
- a CDS encoding diphosphomevalonate decarboxylase: MYENPRLILDSSNPPEAGSITWRSPSNIAIVKYWGKHGRQLPRNPSLSLTLAASCTDTQLEYAFDEALPGAGIDLAFYFHQAENEAFRAKTLAFLESLLPIYPFLKQLKLTVRTGNSFPHSAGIASSASAMSALALCLCSLEDRLFGTLQDAAAFDRKASYLARLGSGSACRSIFPHAALWGHTSLVPDASDEYAVPIGDLIHASFKDFHDDILIVSSEEKAVSSRAGHALMEGNPFAEPRYAQARQRIGNLLDAMRTGDLEAFGKIAEDEALALHALMMCSDPSYLLMRPGSLAIIEKVREYRADTGHPVFFTLDAGPNVHLLYPGDIVHEVRKFIEDELAEHCENGYVQQDWVGEGPEEM, translated from the coding sequence ATGTACGAAAATCCTCGACTCATCCTCGATTCTTCCAACCCACCGGAGGCGGGCAGCATCACTTGGCGCTCGCCAAGCAATATCGCTATCGTGAAGTATTGGGGCAAACACGGTCGTCAACTGCCGCGCAATCCCTCGCTAAGCCTGACCTTGGCGGCTTCTTGCACCGATACTCAGCTAGAATATGCCTTCGACGAAGCTTTGCCTGGTGCTGGCATTGACCTCGCCTTTTATTTTCATCAAGCCGAAAACGAGGCGTTCAGGGCAAAAACCCTGGCTTTTCTGGAAAGCCTGCTCCCGATTTACCCTTTTTTGAAACAACTAAAACTCACGGTGCGCACTGGCAATTCATTCCCTCATTCGGCGGGCATCGCGTCGTCGGCTTCGGCCATGTCGGCACTTGCCTTGTGCCTTTGTTCGCTGGAAGACAGATTGTTCGGCACCCTGCAAGACGCGGCAGCATTCGACCGCAAAGCTTCTTATCTGGCTCGGTTGGGCAGCGGCTCGGCTTGCCGCTCCATTTTTCCGCACGCAGCTTTGTGGGGGCACACCTCTCTTGTGCCAGATGCTTCTGATGAGTACGCCGTGCCCATTGGCGACCTGATACATGCCTCATTCAAAGATTTTCATGATGATATTCTGATTGTCAGCTCGGAGGAAAAGGCCGTGTCGAGCCGTGCGGGCCATGCGCTCATGGAGGGCAATCCTTTCGCGGAGCCGCGCTATGCCCAAGCCCGCCAACGCATCGGCAACCTGCTCGACGCGATGCGCACAGGCGACCTCGAAGCCTTTGGCAAAATCGCGGAGGACGAGGCGCTGGCGCTCCATGCCCTGATGATGTGCAGCGACCCATCCTATTTGCTCATGCGCCCCGGCTCGCTCGCCATCATCGAGAAGGTGCGGGAATACCGGGCAGACACGGGCCATCCCGTCTTCTTCACGCTCGATGCTGGGCCGAATGTGCACCTGCTTTATCCCGGCGACATCGTGCATGAGGTGCGCAAGTTCATCGAGGATGAGTTGGCCGAACATTGCGAGAATGGGTATGTTCAGCAAGATTGGGTAGGGGAGGGGCCGGAAGAAATGTGA
- a CDS encoding PASTA domain-containing protein, with product MWQKLRRIGVEMYAYLTDFYVVKNYLGMLALVGGILLMTFWWLKCYTNHGESVQVPSYVGMNIREASRKAKSRNFNVAVSDSIYEVGKPPGLILTQDPKPQSRVKEGRTIYFTVTKNNPDIVRLPDLAGNDDYDLYSRKLGRLGLKPRIIARVADPKLEANTILEVLYRGDTITQKIRGGNFPIEMGGMVDFIVSEAVTLTVSIPDCVCQTLDAAKFLIQTSDLSVGTIISDATVTDMETAYVYRQSPKYDPNGTMRKGEQIDLYVTQERPRTCGE from the coding sequence ATGTGGCAAAAACTCAGACGCATCGGCGTTGAAATGTACGCCTACCTCACTGATTTCTATGTGGTGAAAAACTACTTAGGCATGCTTGCGTTGGTAGGCGGCATCCTGCTGATGACCTTCTGGTGGCTCAAGTGCTACACCAATCATGGCGAAAGTGTGCAAGTGCCGAGCTATGTGGGCATGAACATCCGCGAAGCCTCTCGCAAGGCTAAATCGCGCAATTTCAACGTCGCCGTGAGCGACTCCATCTACGAGGTGGGCAAACCACCCGGTCTCATTCTTACCCAAGACCCCAAGCCACAAAGCAGGGTGAAAGAAGGGCGCACGATTTATTTTACCGTCACGAAAAACAATCCCGACATCGTGCGGCTGCCCGACCTCGCCGGCAACGACGACTACGACCTCTATAGCCGAAAACTCGGCAGGCTTGGCCTCAAACCCCGCATCATCGCTCGCGTGGCCGACCCCAAACTGGAAGCCAACACGATTCTGGAAGTGTTGTACCGAGGCGACACCATTACGCAAAAAATAAGAGGTGGCAATTTCCCCATCGAAATGGGCGGCATGGTGGATTTTATCGTCTCCGAAGCAGTCACGCTCACCGTGAGCATACCCGACTGCGTGTGCCAAACGCTTGATGCCGCCAAATTCCTCATCCAAACCAGCGACCTCAGCGTGGGCACCATCATCTCCGACGCTACCGTGACCGATATGGAAACAGCCTATGTATATCGGCAAAGCCCCAAGTACGACCCCAACGGCACCATGCGCAAAGGCGAGCAAATAGACTTGTATGTCACCCAAGAAAGACCGAGAACCTGTGGGGAGTAG
- a CDS encoding rhodanese-like domain-containing protein, translated as MDITVQELRQKLQSGEKFVFLDVREPWEYEEFNLGATLMPLGDLINKMWELEAHKNDEIVLYCRSGNRSGMAQSLLTAHGFGNVRNLQGGIMAWMDTFGPTKP; from the coding sequence ATGGACATCACCGTACAGGAACTTCGCCAAAAACTCCAGTCAGGAGAAAAATTCGTTTTTTTGGATGTGCGCGAGCCGTGGGAATACGAAGAATTCAACCTCGGCGCCACCCTCATGCCGTTAGGCGATTTGATAAACAAGATGTGGGAGCTTGAAGCGCACAAAAACGACGAAATCGTGCTGTATTGCCGCAGCGGCAACCGCAGCGGCATGGCGCAAAGCCTGCTGACAGCCCATGGGTTCGGCAATGTGCGCAACCTGCAAGGCGGCATCATGGCTTGGATGGATACGTTCGGCCCCACGAAACCATGA